The DNA segment CTTCTAATATTTCAGACAAAGAATTGCTCGAAAGACTTTCGAAAACGATAATAGACGTAAAGGGTGAAATCGGCAAAGTTATCATTGGTCAAAATGCAATTGTAGAGCAACTAATTATCGCTATGTTTGCACGGGGGCACGTGCTTTTAATCGGTGTGCCGGGTCTTGCAAAAACTTTACTTATCCGTACATTATCACGTGCAATGGATTTGAATTTCAGTCGCGTTCAATTCACCCCTGACTTGATGCCCGGTGATATAAGCGGTACGGAAATCATCGAAGATGATTTGAGCACAGGTCACAAGCATTTTCGTTTCGTCAAAGGTCCTATTTTTGCTAATATCGTTTTGGCTGATGAAATCAACAGAACACCTCCAAAAACTCAAGCTGCATTGCTTGAAGCTATGGAAGAGCACGCTGTAACTGCTGCCGGAACTACTTATAAATTAGATGAACCATTTTTCGTGTTGGCTACACAAAATCCAATCGAACAAGAGGGAACTTACCCATTGCCCGAAGCACAATTAGACCGTTTCATGTTCAATATTTGGCTTGATTATCCGAGTTTCGAAGAAGAAATTGAAATCGTTCGTGCTACTACAACCGAACATAAACCGGTTGTCAATCAAATTTTGAATGGAGAGCAAATTCTCGAATTCCAAAATTTAGTCAGGAAAATCCCCGTTGCCGATAATGTAATCAAATATGCTGTAAAACTTGTTACTGCAACTCGTCCCGAAGAGACCGCACTCGATTTCATCAAGGATTATATTAGCTATGGAGCGGGTCCGCGAGCGTCGCAATATTTAATATTAGGCGCCAAATCACGTGCTGCAATCTTGGGCAAATTCACTCCTGACATTGATGACGTAAAGGCTGTGGCATTGCCCGTTTTGCGTCATAGAATAGTAACAAATTTCAATGCCGAATCCGAAAGCGTTTCAGCAAATGAAATTGTTAGACGTATGATAGAAAGAATAAATTAAAAATCAATTACGATTCCTTACGCGGGCGTCCTCTCTTTTTGGGAGCATCGCCCGTTTCCGGTTTTGGAGCGACTGCTTTAGTCGCACGAGCTTTTCTTGCAGGTTTTGCCGCAATTGAATTATCTGATTCACCGAAAATCAGCTCTTTGAATGTAAAATCTTTTTTCGCTTCCTTATGCGAGGATGCTATTTCAATCAAATAATCGGCAGTATTTTCAATCAACCACTCGAAATGACTTTCACCAAGATATTCCTTGTCGGCATGAGGCGTTGGATTCACTAAATCAATTGCGTAAGCTGTTCCGTTCAATAAACCAATATCAATCGAATTAAATTCAAATCCCAAAAGATTTGAAACATCGTTGCAAATCTTGGTCAACAATTTTACAACCGATTCCTCAATATTTTCGCTATTTTTTTCATAGCGCATATGCAATGGCTTGCCGGGTTCGTATTTTACAATCAAAATGCGTTTGCTTGCAATCACAAAGCATCTGTAATAAGCA comes from the Candidatus Kapaibacterium sp. genome and includes:
- a CDS encoding AAA family ATPase, giving the protein MASNISDKELLERLSKTIIDVKGEIGKVIIGQNAIVEQLIIAMFARGHVLLIGVPGLAKTLLIRTLSRAMDLNFSRVQFTPDLMPGDISGTEIIEDDLSTGHKHFRFVKGPIFANIVLADEINRTPPKTQAALLEAMEEHAVTAAGTTYKLDEPFFVLATQNPIEQEGTYPLPEAQLDRFMFNIWLDYPSFEEEIEIVRATTTEHKPVVNQILNGEQILEFQNLVRKIPVADNVIKYAVKLVTATRPEETALDFIKDYISYGAGPRASQYLILGAKSRAAILGKFTPDIDDVKAVALPVLRHRIVTNFNAESESVSANEIVRRMIERIN